TCTCATTCTATGAGGAAAGTAAGAAAGTAAACTACTCTACAACAAGGCCATAGCCACAACCCAGTATACGGCTATACTGTTAACTGCTGTAGAACCGCAGTAGTCCAATAAGTTCATGGCGTCATTGTGCTGCAGTTGCAATCTCCCTAGTGTCAGCTGGTTTCAGCCTTTATCCATTTGCACATGAGCTCAATTGTACATAAGGTGAACTGGAGAGCATCCGGGTGAAGTCATTTTATTGTCCAGTAGaggcatttgcattcacacatacagctcCTTGGGGTTATTGTCTTGAAAAGTTCAGGGTAGCAGTACAtatgtgaaagcagctttttgTCTCTCACACAGCGCACATCCTCCTTCTGGGAAACACACTGCTGCTCAGCCTCTCTGCCGTTCACTGACATTTGACATGGAGAGAGTGTGCCATTTTCTCACAGGGCAGGAATGCCAACTGTCTTTTATGGAAAGTAACTAAGGTGCAAAAGGTTGCAGGATGTGCTGCTAGGCGCGTTTTTAAGAAAAGTTTTGAACAGGTCGGTGAATCTCGCGTCAAAAAGTTGGCAAGACTGCCTGTAAATGCCCCCTGTTTTTGCCTATTCATTTGAAGAGCAGGATACTCCGAAAACTTGGCTGGTTGACAGGTTTTGTGACTTCAACACAACAAATCTCTCACTCAGAGATATTTGCGGATGTGCAGCAAATTGTAACTATATAACCATATTTGTAAATACGGTATATTtaacatattaaaacatattgcaTGTTAACATTTGTTCCTGCTTAAATACATAGATGCTTACTTACATATTACAGACTTCCAGTGAGTGTGATCAGAAAgtgatacaaaataataataatcctcatGTGGATGattaaacaaatttacatttgtgtgtgtcacatatTTGCATATCTGGGTATTTAaagttggttttgtttgttcCTTTCAGCAAGCAGAGGATGATAAGCCCACCTGCTCAACACTTCCTCATCACAAGAGCAGCGTACTGAGAATAAAGGACAGAATGGAAAGCTCGGAGCATAATGTCCTGGCTCAGATCCAGAGACGTCTGTCCCAGTGCCTGAGAGACAACCGGGACACACACTGTACCATCGGCTCCACGCGGCTAGAGGACAAAGACGACGAGGACGATGATGAGATGGAGGGTGATCGATTCCAACAGCTGTTGGAGCTTAAGTGTCAGATCCGTAACAGCGGTGAGTACGACCTGTTCTACAGCCGCCGCAGCACCATCGAGTGCAGCGTGGGGGAGCCGGGCGGCGTACAGCACGAGCTGCGTCTGCTCAACGAGGAGCTGTGCAGCATCGAACTTGAATGTCAGAACATCATGCAGGCCCACAAGCTTCGTAAGGGACAGCTGTCTCCCTCAACGGGCCACTCTGCCCCCTCCATCAAAAACCAAAGCCTCCACCACGGGGAGCCCACAAAGGGTAAGCTGACAGACATTCATGGGAGGCTGGAGAAATCGGACAAGGACAGCTCCAGTGCCTATAACACAGCGGAGAGCTCACGCAGTACCCCTCTGGCAATGGACCGCTCCCCAGAGCATTCGCTCCAGAGGATGGTGAGTCTCACCAACCAGAGGAACCTCTGCAGCAGCCTTGCCTCTGCCCACTCTCTTAGCTCCAGCCCCATCCCTGTGTGCCGTGCTCCAGTCCAAGGCATAAGCAGCAGCCCCGACCACAGCAATCCATCTGAGTCGGAGCATACACctcaggctgaggaggagggcaAAGGGACACTAAAGACAAATGCTTGCCAGATTCCTTACTTCTCTCCATCCCACAGTTCCCAGCAGAGGCAGACCAACATCCCAGCTCATGCCCGTCACTACCAGAGCTACATGCAGCTGATCCAGCAGCGCTCAGCTGTGGAATATGCTCAGAGCCAGCTCAGCCTGCTCAGTGTGTGCAAAGAGCCTCAGCGGCCCATTAATGAGCCCAAGATGGAGTGGAAGGTCAAGATCCGCAGTGATGGAACCCGCTACATCACTAAGAGGCCGGTGAGAGACAAGATCCTGAGGGAGCGAGCCCTGAAGATTAAAGAGGAGCGTAGCGGTGGGATGACTACAGATGACGATGCAATGAGTGAAATGAAGATGGGAAGGTACTGGAGTAAAGAGGAAAGGAAGCAGCACCTGGTCAGGGCAAAAGAACAGAGGCAAAGACGGGAGTTCATGCAGCGTAGTCGACTGGAAAGCTTGAAGGAAAATCCCCAGAGCAGCAGCGAGGGTCGCAAGGAAGTCAGCATCATAGAGCTCAGCCacaagaagatgatgaagaaacgCAACAAGAAGATCCTTGACAACTGGATGACCATCCAGGAGCTGATGACTCATGGTACTAAGGCCCCTGAGGGAGCCAAGGTGCACAACGCCTTCCTATCAGTCACTACtgtataaaaaacacacacattctacccCATGCGGTATAATATACTTGCCTCGTTCAATGTGGCGTTTTTATGGAGGACAATATGAATATTTTTCACACTTTGTAACCCAAAAAAGCATTTTGTAAAGAATTTATCAGTGGTGTCATGGCATTTTCTTCATGCTTTTTCCACTATTGTTTTTCACATCACTCTgcgtgaagaaaaaaaaacatttttctatGAAATTATGActatacaattattttattacttCACACTATACATTTATCTTTTCAAACTTTTCAATtctattttcatatttatgttgTAACCATATACCTGAAAGTTGTGTGAacatcttctttgtgtgttaccTTCACATGCCAATTGCAAAACGCAGGGAATATCTGGGTACGATCGACCCTTCCTTTAAATCTGAAATCACAAAGTCAAGAGTTAGTTGAAATTACATATCAAGCTATCAGTGCATTGACGCAGCTCAGAACTCCAACCTGTCAagacagtcagacacacaggtATAACAATATATGATGGCTTAAATGGTTTCAGTTACGCTGAGTTTAACTATGACagtttgtttaatctgtaaaaCCTACTGAATTTcaagacattttaattttgAATACAGTTTCATTGGTCAAGAATTTACGCCAACAAACTAATATAATACAGTTATGAAATGTTTATGTATTCAACAACTACATTTGACCCAATTGTTACTgttattaaatacaaaataacgtAATAACAAATGCATTCCAATCCCGCCATCAATCTTCAGAGCATCTCCTCTGTAACACTGGACTCACACGTATGCATTGTGTTAATGCTTGGCAGAGGGAATGCCAATCGCTTGGTACTGCTGCCATTGTCATGATGACAATAAATCACAGTTTCATACTTGGGACACACAACCTAGCCATTTTTCACACTACCCTGCGATTCAGTCAGTGTAATGCTAAAGAGAAGTGCACAGGAAATAAAATCCACAACCAGATGAAGACACACCAGGTTCACcagctgcctctgcctcctcttccacaTTAACGTGAGTTGATTGGCTGATGcctcacaagcaacacaacgcGATGCAGTTTGGCAGCGCATGATGACAAACTTATTCAACGTGAATGAGTTGTCCCAACGCATACGTGCTACCCCAGGGTTACTCTGCAGGGATATGAGAGGGGAAAACTCCCTAAAACGTATGAAGTGTTTCACCTCACACTGCCATATCTAGAGGTTGTAGCTTGCTGAACACAAGGTTTTGGTCAACAGAAAACTTTTGTATTATGAGCATCAACAATTTTATAAAAGCATCTTTTAAAAGTTGGATACCCTACAGGAAACTTTGAATGTGTTCAACTTCTGTATCTTCAGCCACTTCCAACAAAGATACAAACAAAACTTAGGAAGCTGCCAGACTGAGGTCAATTCAAATGTTTACTTTTGTCATTCTCAGTTTATTATGTCTCAAATGTCCAAATTGTTCATGTGTCCTGACTCATCGCCAGCACTTCATATGTGTTTGTCTGGTTTGCAGCTTTGGgtaaaaaaatcattttgtaTTCACTTTTTTTCCGGTAATAGTTTTTCTACATGTTCAAAAACTGATGGACCTGCTCATATGCTTTACATGCCAGTATTTTTGCATAATATTGACTCCATAGCCTTAACAGCATAAACCGAATGATACGCTGGTGTGGCAGCCTGATTTCACACTCGAACAATAAACCTTCTCTTTATACCATTGTGCGACAGAGAGATATTACTCAGCCTTATTCATACATTGTATAATTTGAGTTTTTCGTAACTGAAATATTTTGTAGTGGTTTCTGAACTATGTTTGCTGTCACGGACTGGTGTTGGGATGATTGCCACTGAGCAGGACTCAGAACACAGCTACTGGATAATGGAAAaagtaaaatgttgaaatatgatGGGTTACCATTTATCAGCAGACATTATAGTTCAGTTACATGTACAGTATAATATTTCCAAATGCCTCATTTTTCactgaaaaattgtaaatttgaatttaaaccaACCCCTGTATTTGTTTGGAGTAAATGTCCGATGGTCTCATTACAAGTAATGTGTAGTTGGCACATTTGTAGCCAGGTAAAATGTGTGATAATGGTGAACTTTGCAAAAGAAATGATAATAAATTATTGGTTTTTGGTATAACATGGCActgagtcatgttttttttattattcagagACTTGAAGCTACATGGAGTGTGAAGTAAGATGAATATCCGCAATACAGACAAACCTTtaatataaaaccaacatgatGCCAAACTCAGCAAGCTCCAGCACGCGTCGTAGGTGTTTAACACATTTATTCTTATATTTCACTTTTCAGTGAAGTAGTGTGAACTGTGTGAAACTGAGCTACAGTCTGTGCTGTTCCTCCGATGTTTGAGGATGGTGCTGGGAGACAATGGATAAAGAAGCGCTGGTCAGGAGTGTCTGGGAATGCCGTCGCATCacgaaagaaaaaaatcacaagACTATTGAAAATCACTGTGGATAAGCCCAGTTTTGTGAAGTGAAGGAGACTTACTTGATCACTGAACACATGCTCACCTCAGATATCTTACTTTTTTCTCCCCTTTGTGAATGTGttcaaatattaaacacaaggaGATTTTAATTAAAACCACCTTCCACTTGGATGACTCTGTGTTCATTAAAATGTTCCAACCA
Above is a genomic segment from Pleuronectes platessa chromosome 7, fPlePla1.1, whole genome shotgun sequence containing:
- the LOC128444870 gene encoding PDZ domain-containing RING finger protein 4, producing the protein MGCNLCTLQKREEHYKLLYEIAQVNGKELSKSNHEATLEAFCGAKEPVVVQVIRRTPSGRPHGPLQEIHVVDVCTQTDITFEHIVALAKLRPSTPPVPDVCPFLLSDSCHSLHTMDQDFYEGTDYLSPIPADGERTEEFEYEEVELYRLNSQEKLGLTLCYRTDEEEDVAIYVSEICPNSIAAKDGRIREGDRILQINGQDVQDREEAMAALSNDECRNIVLLVARPEMQLEEAWLDDEHSEFLEQLKMEMLEEQQREEMELAALQEEQETEQQAEDDKPTCSTLPHHKSSVLRIKDRMESSEHNVLAQIQRRLSQCLRDNRDTHCTIGSTRLEDKDDEDDDEMEGDRFQQLLELKCQIRNSGEYDLFYSRRSTIECSVGEPGGVQHELRLLNEELCSIELECQNIMQAHKLRKGQLSPSTGHSAPSIKNQSLHHGEPTKGKLTDIHGRLEKSDKDSSSAYNTAESSRSTPLAMDRSPEHSLQRMVSLTNQRNLCSSLASAHSLSSSPIPVCRAPVQGISSSPDHSNPSESEHTPQAEEEGKGTLKTNACQIPYFSPSHSSQQRQTNIPAHARHYQSYMQLIQQRSAVEYAQSQLSLLSVCKEPQRPINEPKMEWKVKIRSDGTRYITKRPVRDKILRERALKIKEERSGGMTTDDDAMSEMKMGRYWSKEERKQHLVRAKEQRQRREFMQRSRLESLKENPQSSSEGRKEVSIIELSHKKMMKKRNKKILDNWMTIQELMTHGTKAPEGAKVHNAFLSVTTV